From the genome of Oxyura jamaicensis isolate SHBP4307 breed ruddy duck chromosome 2, BPBGC_Ojam_1.0, whole genome shotgun sequence, one region includes:
- the CMTM6 gene encoding CKLF-like MARVEL transmembrane domain-containing protein 6 yields MENGAVYNETTEPHSKEPHRACGCTRQRLKGWRLAAKVLQPLLSLLAVIFEEIVEDCISCGGLYFFEFTSCSAFLLSLLILCVYCTVAYETFGKDKVKRVNLWAMLAIGAIFLLASIVLAATSSALASETTACVFGFFASGAFLAEFVMEYWDSRKQSTKEHPQNSGNMQGAAENSPLNE; encoded by the exons ATGGAGAACGGGGCCGTGTACAACGAGACCACCGAGCCGCACAGCAAGGAGCCCCACCGGGCCTGCGGCTGCACCCGGCAGCGCCTGAAGGGCTGGAGGCTGGCGGCCAAAGTGCTGCAACCG TTACTCTCTCTTCTGGCTGTTATTTTTGAGGAAATTGTGGAAGATTGTATCAGTTGTGGTGGACTTTACTTCTTTGAATTCACAAGCTgcagtgcttttcttctgagcCTCCTGATCCTCTGTGTGTATTGCACCGTTGCATATGAAACCTTTGGGAAAGATAAAGTAAAGAGAGta AATTTGTGGGCCATGCTAGCCATAGGTGCCATTTTCCTGTTAGCTTCAATAGTTCTTGCTGCAACAAGCTCTGCGTTGGCTTCTGAAACTACTGCATGC GTATTTGGATTTTTTGCAAGTGGAGCATTTTTAGCTGAGTTTGTGATGGAGTACTGGGACAGTCGGAAACAAAGCACCAAAGAACACCCTCAAAATTCAGGCAAcatgcagggtgctgcagaAAATTCCCCACTGAATGAGTAA